CGGCGATTGTTAAATGCGGGCGCAGACAAAGTGGGTATTAATTCAGCCGCGGTGAGCAATCCGCAGTTGGTGGCAGAAGCGGCGAGCAAGTATGGTTCACAGTGCATTGTTGTGGCGATTGATGCCAAGCGTGTGTCGCGCGATGGTGAGTTGCCCCGTTGGGAAATTTTCACACATGGTGGTCGCCAACCGACGGGCATTGATGCGGTTGAGTGGGCGGTGAAAATGAATGAACTGGGTGCTGGGGAGTTGTTGCTGACCAGCATGGACCGTGATGGCACACGCAGCGGCTTTGATTTGGCATTGACCCGCGCGGTGTCGGATGCTGTGAGCATTCCAGTGATTGCCTCTGGTGGTGTCGGTGGTTTACAAGATTTGGCCGATGGGATTTTGCAGGGGCATGCCGATGCGGTGTTGGCCGCGAGTATTTTTCACTTTGGGCAGCACACCGTGCAAGAAGCCAAAACCTTAATGGCTGCACAAGGCATCAGCGTGCGGATGTAATTCAGGGATTCATTGAGGTCTAATGAAAAACCGCAAAGGTTTGTTTTATTTAATAAAAAAGGCGTAAAATGTCAGT
The window above is part of the Ephemeroptericola cinctiostellae genome. Proteins encoded here:
- the hisF gene encoding imidazole glycerol phosphate synthase subunit HisF is translated as MLTKRIIPCLDVKDGRVVKGVNFVGLRDAGDPVEIAKRYDAQGADEVTFLDITATSDDRDLILHIIEAVADQVFIPLTVGGGVRAVADVRRLLNAGADKVGINSAAVSNPQLVAEAASKYGSQCIVVAIDAKRVSRDGELPRWEIFTHGGRQPTGIDAVEWAVKMNELGAGELLLTSMDRDGTRSGFDLALTRAVSDAVSIPVIASGGVGGLQDLADGILQGHADAVLAASIFHFGQHTVQEAKTLMAAQGISVRM